The following are from one region of the Trichoderma breve strain T069 chromosome 5, whole genome shotgun sequence genome:
- a CDS encoding helicase associated domain (HA2) domain-containing protein: MAELDLDSTFIPALHKPSALLPIAKHRDSLLYVVETFPITIVIGQTGSGKSTQIPQFLERAGWCSDGKIIAVTQPRRVAATTVALRVADEVGCEIGKEVGYSIRFEDVTSSSTRIKFLTDALLIREALADPLLSRYSVIMVDEAHERSISTDILLGLLKKIRKKRPELRIIVSSATIQAEEFFDFFTKGSGQETKKEQPGQSSNDAVTIVSLEGRTYPIDTLYLESPAEDYVEKAVNTVFDIHTQEGEGDILVFLTGREEIDNAIQAVAERATQLDSRHGPLQPLPLYAGLSTEQQMYVFDKPPEGTRKVVFSTNIAEASVTIDGIVHVIDCGFVKLRAYNPKTGIETLTTTPISKASASQRAGRAGRTKPGKCYRLYTEDAYQTLPETNPPEIQRSNLASTILQLKALGIDNVVRFDFLSAPPSGLMSKALELLYSLGALDDYAKLTQPLGSRMAELAVEPMMAKTLLSAPQFNCLSEMLTIAAMTSLGGNVWFYHDGEQKKMESSRRKFAVEEGDHLTLLNVYQTFITKGKKEAKFCHEHNLNYKSMTRAISIRAQLKRYLERFNIKVDETLSSKQDQGNKAEHIRRCLTSGYFAHAARMQPDGTYRNVEGGTVLHAHPNSLMFNRKADWVVFHEIMETGEKTYIRDITKIEKNWLVEYAPEFYKLSHTSAQP, translated from the exons ATGGCCGAACTTGACCTTGACTCGACATTCATCCCCGCGCTACACAAACCATCCGCACTACTCCCCATAGCAAAACATCGCGATAGCCTACTCTATGTCGTCGAAACGTtccccatcaccatcgtTATTGGCCAAACTGGTTCCGGCAAAAGCACACAGATCCCCCAGTTCCTCGAACGGGCCGGATGGTGCTCAGATGGAAAGATTATTGCGGTGACGCAG CCGCGTCGCGTGGCCGCCACAACAGTTGCCCTGCGGGTTGCTGACGAAGTAGGGTGTGAGATTGGCAAAGAAGTTGGATATTCCATCCGCTTTGAGGATGTCACTTCGTCGTCTACCCGCATCAAGTTCTTGACTGACGCCCTTCTCATTCGGGAGGCCTTGGCTGATCCCCTGCTGAGCCGGTATTCTGTCATCATGGTTGATGAGGCTCACGAGCGCTCTATTAGTACTGACATCTTGCTTGGCCTGTTGAAAAAGATTCGTAAGAAGCGGCCTGAGCTCCGAATCATTGTGAGCAGCGCGACTATCCAGGCCGAGGAGTTTTTCGACTTTTTCACAAAAGGATCAGggcaagaaacaaaaaaggagCAACCTGGCCAGTCGTCAAATGATGCTGTTACGATTGTAAGCCTCGAGGGACGAACATATCCAATTGATACTCTATATCTCGAGTCTCCGGCGGAAGACTATGTCGAGAAGGCGGTGAATACAGTTTTCGACATCCACACACAAGAGGGTGAAGGCGATATCCTGGTCTTCTTAACGGGCCGTGAGGAGATTGACAACGCAATCCAAGCTGTAGCTGAGAGAGCCACCCAGCTAGACAGCCGACACGGGCCTTTGCAGCCACTACCGCTTTATGCCGGGTTGTCAACGGAGCAGCAAATGTACGTGTTTGATAAGCCGCCGGAGGGAACGCGGAAGGTTGTCTTTTCAACAAATATCGCCGAGGCCTCGGTCACAATTGACGGCATAGTCCATGTCATAGACTGTGGTTTCGTCAAGCTGCGGGCCTACAACCCGAAAACGGGCATAGAGACGCTCACAACCACACCTATATCAAAAGCATCTGCCTCTCAACGGGCAGGCCGTGCAGGCCGTACAAAACCTGGGAAATGCTACCGCCTTTACACTGAAGATGCTTATCAGACGCTCCCGGAAACCAACCCTCCGGAAATACAGAGGTCGAACCTGGCATCAACTATTCTGCAGCTGAAGGCCCTTGGCATCGACAATGTGGTTCGATTCGATTTCCTATCTGCGCCGCCATCGGGGCTCATGTCAAAGGCACTCGAGTTGCTCTACTCGCTGGGTGCCTTGGACGACTATGCAAAATTAACCCAACCGCTTGGATCCCGCATGGCCGAGCTGGCAGTTGAGCCCATGATGGCGAAAACCCTCTTATCAGCGCCGCAGTTCAATTGTCTAAGCGAAATGCTGACCATTGCTGCCATGACAAGTCTTGGGGGGAACGTATGGTTCTATCATGACGGCgaacagaagaagatggagtcTTCCAGGCGTAAATTTGCcgttgaagaaggagatcATTTGACGCTGCTCAATGTCTATCAAACGTTCATCacaaagggcaagaaggaggccaaaTTCTGCCACGAGCATAATCTCAACTACAAATCGATGACTAGGGCAATCAGCATCCGAGCACAACTTAAACGCTATCTTGAGCGATTCAACATCAAGGTGGATGAGACGCTCTCATCTAAACAAGACCAGGGCAACAAAGCAGAACACATTAGACGCTGCCTCACGTCTGGCTATTTTGCCCACGCGGCACGCATGCAACCAGATGGAACATATCGAAACGTTGAGGGCGGCACAGTCTTGCACGCACATCCCAACTCTCTCATGTTTAATCGTAAAGCTGATTGGGTCGTATTTCATGAAATTATGGAAACGGGGGAGAAGACATATATCCGCGACATTACGAAGATTGAGAAGAATTGGTTGGTTGAATATGCCCCGGAGTTTTATAAGCTTTCACACACATCAGCTCAACCTTGA
- a CDS encoding transmembrane alpha-helix domain-containing protein → MSTNTSNPPQNSSPPEHSDAAAPPSSTPSPPPSSTPEPPPSSTAPPPPPSSTPSSSTPDNPPSSTAPPSEPPSSTTPPPPPPTSSSSTEPPTSTEPPSSTSSSSSSSTSSSSSTSTTPESTTSSSSDSTTAPPTSTTPPPTSSTTTEETTTVSGSAPSTEQVVVTRTRSATNTPASGTTTSSTSTATPNGIAGKNSSGGLDSKAKVAIGVVVPIVAIAILAVIGLFLWKKRRARRVAEAERRKEVEDYAYNPNADPTIPVVGMTGGDAYEMREEGSVGYRGWGSTTLGGSTGRKASTTISGATNGYSDISPTRGGNMSDAALIDGPEGEILGAMGPSAANNRGDVRRGASNASSSYSATGRSDGSDAGAGMAYSTGAGYYDQYSQTPYDTPYGGANEMPAPPIIRDNPARRSTRVESPGHFPQQSAGISQNF, encoded by the coding sequence ATGTCTACCAACACATCTAATCCGCCGCAAAATTCGTCGCCGCCCGAGCATTCGGACGCCGCAgcgccgccttcttcaactccatctccaccacctAGCTCAACTCcagagccgccgccatcatcaacagcaccaccgcctcctccttcatcGACACCTTCATCGTCTACTCCAGACAACCCCCCGTCCTCGACAGCTCCGCCATCTGAGCCTCCATCGAGTACcactccaccaccaccgccgccgacttcatcgtcatcgacaGAGCCACCGACTTCTACGGAACCGCCTTCATCTACGTCAagctcatcgtcgtcatctaCTTCGAGCTCATCGTCTACTTCTACGACCCCAGAGTCTACCActagtagcagcagcgactCTACAACAGCGCCCCCTACATCTACTACTCCTCCCCCTACATCGTCGACGACTACTGAGGAAACAACTACTGTTTCCGGGAGCGCTCCTTCGACTGAACAGGTGGTTGTAACACGCACTCGATCAGCTACCAACACCCCAGCCAGTGGCACCACTACCTCGTCGACTTCGACGGCAACTCCGAATGGTATTGCTGGCAAGAATAGCAGCGGTGGTCTCGACTCAAAGGCCAAGGTAGCCATTGGCGTCGTCGTTCCCATTGtcgccattgccatcctGGCCGTCATTGGACTTTTCCTGTGGAAGAAGCGTCGTGCGCGCCGGGTGGCCGAGGCCGAGCGAAGAAAGGAAGTCGAGGACTATGCCTACAACCCCAATGCCGATCCCACCATTCCTGTAGTTGGCATGACTGGAGGAGACGCGTATGAGATGCGGGAAGAGGGATCTGTTGGCTACCGTGGCTGGGGATCAACCACTCTTGGCGGCTCAACAGGCCGAAAAGCTTCGACCACGATTTCTGGTGCCACCAACGGTTATTCCGACATTTCGCCTACTCGTGGCGGCAACATGTCTGACGCGGCATTGATTGATGGTCCTGAGGGAGAGATTCTTGGCGCTATGGGACCGTCAGCGGCAAACAACCGTGGCGATGTTCGACGAGGAGCTTCTAAtgcgtcttcttcatacAGCGCAACCGGCCGATCAGATGGCTCTGACGCGGGCGCAGGCATGGCCTACAGCACTGGCGCCGGCTACTATGATCAATATAGCCAGACTCCCTATGACACCCCCTACGGTGGTGCCAACGAGATGCCGGCTCCGCCCATCATCCGCGACAATCCCGCTCGGCGCAGCACGCGCGTTGAAAGTCCTGGTCACTTCCCTCAGCAGAGCGCTGGCATTTCCCAGAACTTCTAA